From the genome of Neisseria sp. oral taxon 014 str. F0314:
TTTCCGGAAACATTACCCGTGGGCAAAGCCCACGCTACTTTCAGACGACCTTTTGCATAAAAAGGTCGTCTGAAACCCATAAGCCCGCCTTGCTGATTTTTCGGATACAGATACAATCAACCTCTTACGTCGATACAGCTTATTACCAGCCGTCATTCCCGCGCAGGCGGGAATCCATCGAAAATTTTAAGAAACGGGTATTTAGAAACAGTTACCAAAATTCAAAAGTGGATTCCCGCCTGCGCGGGAATGACGGCTGACAGAAGTGCTGTATCAAAAACCAAGTGGACCGCAGTTGTAGCATGGGCTTTGCCCGCGAAAATATGGAAAACCTCATACTGTTCGCCATCATTTCCGCAAACGTCATCCGTGGGCAAAGCCCACGCTACGGTTCTGTACAAGATTCACGCTACTTTCAGACGACCTTCCGCGTAAAAAGGTCGTCTGAAACCCGCAAACCAGCCTTACTGGCCTTTCGGATACAGGTAGAACGTACCGTTTGGCACGACAGGCAGGTTTTGGCGGTAGAAGTCCATATAGGTCTTCTCAGGGTTGAAATCCTTAAACAACTGCGGATAAATCGCTTTGGCCATAAACTGAATCGATGCGCTGTCGGACAGCGTGCGCGAGTTGGCGTGGTAGGCGGCATAGAGGCGGTTGTTTTTAATCGCAGGCAGGTTGGCCCAGCCGGCGCGTTTGGCAAAGCCTGCCAAGCGTTTTTCCGCTTCCGCTTTCGGAATGCCCCAGCCCATCACCATGGCGGTCGGGCTTTTCTTCAATTCGGTTTCGCGGCCGGTAATCACGATGACGTCGGGTTTGGCGGCAAGGACTTTTTCAGGGTTGATCGGGCCGTAGAACTCGACCGAAGAAGCGGCGATATTGTTGCCGCCGACCAGCGTCGCCATCGAACCCCACATGCTCTTGCCGAAGGTGACGCTGTGTTCCGCCGGGCCTTTGTTGCCGAACTCAACATACACTTTAGGCTTGGGCAGGTTGGCTTTTTTCACGCGCGCTTGGATGGTGTCGGCGATGCGTTTGTAGTCCGCCGCCAGCTTGTCCGCCTTTTGCTGTTGGCCGGTCAGCGTGCCGATAAGTTTGGTCGATTGGACGTGTTTGGCGACCGTTTGCGCGTTGTAGTCCAACACCACAATCGGAATGCCCGCCTTGTTGATGCGGTCAAGGTCTGAACCCAAAGCCTTATACTGCCAGTCTGCCAAAATCAGCAAATCGGGTTTCAATGCCAATACTTTTTCAACGGAGAACGTGCCGACTTCCACCTCGCCCACGTCGGCAAGCTGGTTCAACTTGGGCACGGCTTTGCTGAATGCTGCCCAGCTCGGCGGCGCCCAATCGGCCCAAACCGCTTTGGAGAAACCGACCACATTATTCAGCGCGTCCTTGCCGCCGATGGCCATGTAGTCTTGATAATAAAAGCCCAAAACCACGCGTTTGGCGGGCAGGTCGACGGTTACTTTGCGGCCGTTGACATCGGTAAGCTGAACCGGTTTGGCATAAGCGGCAAGGGTTGCGCAGGAAAGTGCGGCAGCCAGCGCGAAGGCGGACAAACGCTGAAATTTCATTAAGTTTATTCCTTATAATTTAATCGATAACAATTATTGTTTCCTTAATTTATATTAAATTACAGGATTTTTCAAGTATCGAAAGATAGCCAAACGGGAAAGCGGATAAACGGCCTGCCGAATCAAATAAAGAGGTATTTCCCGCAATAAAATATGTCAAAAGGCCGTCTGAAATTTATTTTTCAGACGGCCTGTGTAGGAAAATAACCGAATCTGCCTTTCAAACCGGCAGCGGCGCGTTAACGGGACAAAGAGGGAGCCTTCCGCGGCGGGTTTACCGTCAGGCGGACTGCCTCTTCGAGTTCGTCGTCATCCCGATCAATAAGTTCTATCGGGAATTTCAGACGCAACGCCGTAACGATGGCGCCGACCGACAATCCTGCGGCATCAAGCAACTCGATTTCCTTAAGCACCGGTTTGGAAAGGTTGAACATGGTTTTTCCTTAAGATTTAATTTGTGTCAGACGGAAAACAGCAAACCCTAACCCACTTTGTCGCCCGGCTGCGCGCCTGCATCCACATCCAAGAGCCTCAGTTTGCCCTCGGCGGTGGCGGCGGAGAGGATCATGCCTTCGGATACGCCGAATTTTGCCATTTTGCGCGGGGCGAAGTTGGCGACGGCGATGACCATGCGGCCGTTCAATTCGGCGGGGTTGGGATAAGACGCGGCGATACCGGAGAAGATGATGCGTTTTTCAAAACCGAAATCGAGGTCGAATTTCAAAAGTTTGGTGCTGCCTTCGACGGCTTCGCAGTTCAATACTTTGGCGACGCGCATGTCGATTTTCATAAAGTCGTCGAAGCTCGCCTGTTCGGCAACTTTTTCGTATTTACCCTCTTCGGCGGCAGGCGCAGGGGTCGTCTGAATGCTTTGTTTGTTGGCTTCGATTAAATCGTCCACTTGTTTTTGCTCCACTCGTTGCATTAAATGTTCGTATTTGTTGATGGCGTGTTCGCCCAAGGTTTCGCACGTGTTCGCCCAGGTAATCGCGTCCAGATTGAGGAAACGCGCGGCGTTGGCAGCGGTTTGCGGCAACACGGGGGCGAGGTAAGCGGTCAGCATGGTGAAGGCGTTGATGAGTTCGCTGCATACTTCGTGCAGGCGTTCGTCTTGCCCTTCTTGTTTGGCGAGTTCCCACGGCTTGTTGGCATCGACGTATTCGTTCACCGCGTCCGCCAATGCCATGATGTCGCGCAGGGCGCGGGCGTATTCGCGGTTTTCGTATTGCTCGGCGATGGTCTCGCTTTCGGCGGCGAGTTTTGCCAGCAATGTGCTGCCTGAAACGTCTTTCAGACGGCCTTCAAAGCGTTTGGCGATGAAACCTGATGCGCGGGCGGCGATGTTGACGTATTTGCCGACGAGGTCGCTGTTGACGCGCGAGATAAAGTCTTGCAGGTTCAAATCGATGTCTTCGATTTTGCTGTTGAGTTTGGCGGCGATGTAGTAGCGCATCCACTCGGGGTTCAGGCCTTGTTCCAGATAGGATTTGGCGGTGATGAAGGTGCCGCGCGATTTGGACATTTTTTGTCCGTCGACGGTCAGGAAACCATGTGCGTACACGCCGGTCGGGGCGCGGTGGCCGGAGAAATGCAGCATGGCGGGCCAGAACAGGGCGTGGAAATAGAGGATGTCTTTGCCGATGAAGTGGTACATCTCGGTTTGGCTGTCGGCTTTGAAGTATTCGTCAAAATCGATGCCGATGCGGTCGCACAGGTTTTTAAACGACGCCATGTAGCCGACGGGCGCGTCCAGCCAGACGTAGAAGTATTTGCCCGGCGCGTCGGGGATTTCGAAACCGAAATACGGCGCGTCGCGGGAAATGTCCCAGTCGGACAGGGTGGTTTCTTCGCCTTCGCCCAGCCATTCTTTCATTTTGTTGAGGGCTTCGGCTTGCAGATGGGGCTTGCCGTCGTGCGGGTTGTTGCCGGAAGTCCATGCTTTGAGGAAGTCGGCGCATTCGCCCAGTTTGAAGAAGAAGTGTTCGGATTCGCGCAATTCGGGTTTGGCACCGGAAACGGCGGAATACGGGTTAATCAGTTCGGTCGGGGAATAGGTCGTGCCGCAGACTTCGCAGTTGTCGCCGTATTGGTCTTGGGCGTGGCATTTGGGGCATTCGCCTTTGACGAAGCGGTCGGGCAGGAACATTTGTTTTTCAGGGTCGAAAAGCTGCTCGATGACGCGGCTTTCGATTTTGCCGTTGGCTTTCAGCGCGCGGTAAATGTCTTGGGAAAACTGTTTGTTTTCAGGGGAATGGGTGCTGTAATAATTGTCGTAGCCGATGAAAAAGCCGGTGAAGTCGGCGAGGTGTTCTTCGCGCACTTTGGCAATCATGTCTTCGGGCGCGATGCCTTGTTTTTGCGCGGCAAGCATCACGGGCGTGCCGTGGGTGTCGTCGGCGCAGCAGTAGTGGCACTCGTGGCCGCGCAGTTTTTGAAAGCGCACCCAAACGTCGGTTTGGATGTGTTCGACCATGTGGCCGAGGTGGATGCTGCCGTTGGCATAGGGCAGCGCGGAGGTAACAAGGATTTTGCGTGTCATGGTTTATGCTTGGGAAAACAATCATTAAAGATGGGGGAATTATACCGCAAAACAAATATGGAAAGGCCGTCTGAAACCCCTGCAAGGGTGTTTCAGACGGCCTTTCGACGGAACGGACTTCTTTAAATCAGCGTTTCGCTTTTGCCGGTTTTTTCTTGTCCGACGCCGCCAGACGCATGGCGACGAACTCGACCATCAGGTCTTTTTTCGTCCAGAAAAAGGTTTTCATTTTTTCCAGCGAATAAATCTTCCTGACCATTGCGGGCAGGCCGTTGTGGATGATGGCGGCGATTTCGCC
Proteins encoded in this window:
- a CDS encoding ABC transporter substrate-binding protein, with protein sequence MKFQRLSAFALAAALSCATLAAYAKPVQLTDVNGRKVTVDLPAKRVVLGFYYQDYMAIGGKDALNNVVGFSKAVWADWAPPSWAAFSKAVPKLNQLADVGEVEVGTFSVEKVLALKPDLLILADWQYKALGSDLDRINKAGIPIVVLDYNAQTVAKHVQSTKLIGTLTGQQQKADKLAADYKRIADTIQARVKKANLPKPKVYVEFGNKGPAEHSVTFGKSMWGSMATLVGGNNIAASSVEFYGPINPEKVLAAKPDVIVITGRETELKKSPTAMVMGWGIPKAEAEKRLAGFAKRAGWANLPAIKNNRLYAAYHANSRTLSDSASIQFMAKAIYPQLFKDFNPEKTYMDFYRQNLPVVPNGTFYLYPKGQ
- the metG gene encoding methionine--tRNA ligase — protein: MTRKILVTSALPYANGSIHLGHMVEHIQTDVWVRFQKLRGHECHYCCADDTHGTPVMLAAQKQGIAPEDMIAKVREEHLADFTGFFIGYDNYYSTHSPENKQFSQDIYRALKANGKIESRVIEQLFDPEKQMFLPDRFVKGECPKCHAQDQYGDNCEVCGTTYSPTELINPYSAVSGAKPELRESEHFFFKLGECADFLKAWTSGNNPHDGKPHLQAEALNKMKEWLGEGEETTLSDWDISRDAPYFGFEIPDAPGKYFYVWLDAPVGYMASFKNLCDRIGIDFDEYFKADSQTEMYHFIGKDILYFHALFWPAMLHFSGHRAPTGVYAHGFLTVDGQKMSKSRGTFITAKSYLEQGLNPEWMRYYIAAKLNSKIEDIDLNLQDFISRVNSDLVGKYVNIAARASGFIAKRFEGRLKDVSGSTLLAKLAAESETIAEQYENREYARALRDIMALADAVNEYVDANKPWELAKQEGQDERLHEVCSELINAFTMLTAYLAPVLPQTAANAARFLNLDAITWANTCETLGEHAINKYEHLMQRVEQKQVDDLIEANKQSIQTTPAPAAEEGKYEKVAEQASFDDFMKIDMRVAKVLNCEAVEGSTKLLKFDLDFGFEKRIIFSGIAASYPNPAELNGRMVIAVANFAPRKMAKFGVSEGMILSAATAEGKLRLLDVDAGAQPGDKVG